A section of the Methanosarcina mazei S-6 genome encodes:
- a CDS encoding elongation factor EF-2, which produces MGRRKKMVERVTTLMNDPQRIRNIGIVAHIDHGKTTLSDNLLAGAGMISKELAGRQLFMDSDEEEQARGITIDASNVSMVHTFDNEDYLINLIDTPGHVDFGGDVTRAMRAVDGAVVVVDAVEGTMPQTETVLRQALREHVRPVLFVNKVDRLINELQVDSQEMQVRLGKVIDHVNKLIKNMNPEKFKAGWKVDAAAGTVAFGSALYNWAISVPMMKKTGVSFNDVYEYCKAGDMKTLAEKCPLHEAVLDMVIHFLPNPLVAQQGRVKVIWHGDENSEVGKSMTHAHADGDLAFMVTDISVDPHAGEVATGRLFSGSLTRGMEVYTSGTAKKSRVQQVGIFMGPERLEVDKIPAGNIAAVTGLKDAIVGSTVTTLDGMTPFESIRHVSEPVVTVAVEAKHTKDLPKLIEVLRQVAKEDPTLQITLDEETGEHLMAGMGELHLEVIAHRIERDKNVEITTSKPIVVYRETIKKKTEPIEGKSPNRHNRFYISVEPLDLEIVSAIKEGEITMNMPELERRQKLIELGMDKEQAKGIAGIFNSNIFIDQTKGIQYLNETMELVLDGFEEVMRAGPLTREPVANVKCVLVDAKLHEDAIHRGPAQIIPASRQAIQAGMLMAEDSLLEPYQKVFVQVPQLLMGGATKELQGRRGVILNMTTEGDLAIIEARVPVAEMFGFAGEIRSATEGRAMWSTEFGGFDVVPSSILTEIVGQIRERKGLKKDLPKASDYLSM; this is translated from the coding sequence ATGGGACGAAGAAAGAAAATGGTCGAGCGTGTGACAACGCTCATGAACGATCCGCAGAGGATCAGAAACATAGGAATCGTTGCACACATTGACCACGGTAAAACCACATTATCGGACAACCTGTTAGCAGGCGCAGGCATGATTTCCAAGGAACTTGCCGGAAGACAGCTATTCATGGACTCCGATGAAGAGGAACAGGCAAGAGGTATTACAATTGATGCCTCCAACGTTTCCATGGTTCACACATTCGATAATGAAGACTACCTGATCAACCTTATAGACACACCGGGTCACGTTGACTTCGGTGGAGACGTTACCCGTGCCATGAGAGCAGTAGACGGTGCGGTAGTGGTAGTTGACGCAGTAGAAGGCACTATGCCCCAGACCGAGACTGTGCTGAGGCAGGCTCTCAGGGAACACGTAAGGCCCGTGCTTTTCGTTAACAAGGTAGACAGGCTCATCAATGAGCTGCAGGTCGATTCCCAGGAAATGCAGGTCCGCCTCGGAAAGGTCATTGACCACGTTAACAAACTCATCAAGAACATGAACCCCGAAAAGTTCAAGGCAGGCTGGAAAGTAGATGCTGCAGCCGGAACCGTAGCTTTCGGGTCAGCCCTTTACAACTGGGCAATCAGCGTTCCTATGATGAAGAAGACCGGGGTTTCCTTTAATGATGTATATGAATACTGTAAAGCCGGAGATATGAAGACCCTGGCAGAAAAGTGCCCTCTGCACGAAGCTGTCCTTGACATGGTTATTCACTTCCTGCCAAACCCTCTTGTAGCTCAGCAGGGAAGAGTGAAGGTCATCTGGCACGGAGACGAGAACTCCGAGGTCGGAAAGTCCATGACCCATGCACATGCAGATGGAGACCTCGCATTCATGGTAACCGACATTTCCGTTGACCCCCACGCAGGAGAAGTCGCAACAGGAAGGCTGTTCAGCGGATCTCTTACCCGTGGTATGGAAGTTTACACCTCAGGGACTGCAAAGAAGAGCAGAGTCCAGCAGGTAGGCATCTTCATGGGTCCGGAAAGGCTTGAAGTGGACAAGATCCCTGCAGGAAACATTGCTGCAGTTACCGGATTAAAGGACGCAATCGTAGGTTCCACCGTAACAACTCTTGACGGAATGACTCCTTTCGAAAGCATCAGGCACGTAAGCGAACCTGTGGTGACAGTGGCTGTAGAAGCAAAACACACCAAAGACCTCCCCAAGCTTATTGAGGTTCTCAGGCAGGTAGCAAAGGAAGACCCGACTCTCCAGATTACTCTGGACGAGGAAACCGGGGAACACCTGATGGCAGGTATGGGTGAACTTCACCTTGAAGTCATTGCCCACAGGATCGAAAGGGACAAGAACGTGGAAATCACCACAAGCAAGCCTATTGTCGTTTACCGGGAAACAATAAAGAAGAAGACTGAACCCATTGAAGGGAAGTCTCCGAACAGGCACAACAGATTCTATATCTCTGTTGAGCCCCTTGACCTCGAGATTGTCAGCGCAATCAAGGAAGGGGAAATCACTATGAACATGCCTGAACTTGAGAGGAGACAGAAACTTATTGAGCTCGGCATGGACAAAGAACAGGCAAAAGGCATTGCCGGCATCTTCAATTCCAATATCTTCATCGATCAGACCAAAGGTATCCAGTACCTTAATGAAACCATGGAACTGGTGCTTGACGGGTTTGAAGAGGTTATGCGTGCAGGCCCGCTTACCAGGGAACCTGTGGCTAATGTAAAATGCGTACTTGTAGATGCAAAGCTCCACGAAGACGCAATCCACAGAGGTCCTGCTCAGATTATCCCTGCATCAAGGCAGGCAATCCAGGCTGGTATGCTCATGGCAGAGGACAGCCTTCTTGAACCTTACCAGAAGGTCTTTGTCCAGGTACCCCAGCTCCTTATGGGTGGTGCAACAAAGGAACTTCAGGGCCGCCGTGGTGTTATCCTTAACATGACCACAGAGGGAGACCTGGCAATTATCGAAGCAAGAGTACCTGTGGCTGAGATGTTCGGATTTGCCGGAGAGATAAGGTCAGCAACCGAAGGACGTGCCATGTGGAGCACTGAGTTCGGAGGCTTTGACGTTGTGCCGTCAAGCATCCTGACCGAAATTGTTGGCCAGATCAGAGAAAGGAAGGGTCTGAAGAAGGATCTTCCCAAAGCTTCTGACTACCTTTCAATGTAA